The genomic region GGCCCCGCTCTTTGAAATGTTCAAACACTTCGAGCTGCCCTACGCGCTCAGCGATTCCGGAAACCTGCTCAACACCTACATCAGCGTGATCGCGGTGGACACCGCCTTCCAGATCGGCTTCGTGACCTTCGTACTCTCGAACTACATGAAGGCCCTGTCCCCCGAACTGACCGAGGCGGCCCTGGTGGACGGCGCCGGCGTCTGGCGCCAGTACTGGGACATCATCCTGCCGCTGTGCCGGCCTGCCCTGGCCGCCATGGGCACGCTCCAGGTGATCTTCATTTACAACGACTTCTTCTGGCCTTTGCTGTTCATCCAAAGCGGCGACCGCCTTCCGGTCACCACCGCCATCAACAACCTCCAAGGCCAGTTCCTCTCCAACTACAACCTGATCGCCGCCGGCGCCATGATCACGGCGATTCCGGCCCTGGTCATCTATCTGCTCCTGCAGCGCCACTTCGTGGCGGGCCTGACCCTCGGCTCCAGCAAAGGATAAACGTGGACACCAGCATCAACCACAACAACACCGCCATGGACTACATCACCGCCCGCCTCGGCTCCGAGGGCTCCCCGATGCTGGCCTTCGGCGGCGACTACAACCCGGAGCAGTGGCCGGAAGAGACGTGGGACGAGGACGTCCGGCTGATGCGCGAGGCCGGCGTCAACCTGGTCAGCGTCGGCATCTTCAGCTGGTCCCTGCT from Arthrobacter sp. NicSoilB8 harbors:
- a CDS encoding carbohydrate ABC transporter permease, coding for MSIAHPTDAAAAGTPADAGRPSSGAGRTGPKPGRPANNKQGKRHYGTHVFLIVMAAIWLVPLGWAIFTALRPKADTDKYGYFSTGGAFNFDNFTQAWTQGGFAQLFWNSVLITVPSVFLILFFASMMAFAVSRVSWKFNITLLIMFTAGNLLPPQVLAAPLFEMFKHFELPYALSDSGNLLNTYISVIAVDTAFQIGFVTFVLSNYMKALSPELTEAALVDGAGVWRQYWDIILPLCRPALAAMGTLQVIFIYNDFFWPLLFIQSGDRLPVTTAINNLQGQFLSNYNLIAAGAMITAIPALVIYLLLQRHFVAGLTLGSSKG